The genomic DNA AAAGTTTAAGAACAAAATGAATTAAGAGCTAGTATCCAACAATAATGCAATTCAAGTATTGCTTACTGGTACATATTTGCAGAATACTTTTTGTCTTATCAAAGTTCCATTCAGGCCCATGCCTAGTTTTGTCTTTATGTTATGAACACGGTCTCAAGAGCTCAGTTTTATCAACATTTAGTACACTATACAAATTCAGGATTTAGCTGTGATATACGCTGTGAAGAAGTCTGCACAATCAGGTTTTCAACAGTTTAGCTGCTGCAGTTGACAGCTCACAATTGCAGCCATTCATTAGCGTCTCTGGAATACAGCCTGTACAGTTCAAGCTGGTCAGCTATCTCTGGAAAATGATCTATAATCTGCTCCTTTTCCAACATGCCTATTAATATTTTGCCCGAAAAGTCTGTCAGAGATGTAGGAGGTTTGAACAAGCTTTCTCAGTAACATTCTTTTAACAGAGGCAATGTATTACTTCTCTCCCAAGAGCCAAAATAAGTTACTAGGCCAGCTGGACTATTATGCTTGTCAACTACGAGTTTGTGTATAGAGGAGCATAAAGGTGAGTAGAAAAACTGATCCTGAAATTCTCTGAGCTACTCTAACCACCCTCAACCCAACAGCATCAGTACTGCTGCTTTGTTTGCCCAATAAAGTCACAGCAATTTTAAGATCCAGTTCTACTTGTGCTTTTGTAGTATGTCAGGCTCCAAATTCACAGCAGACTGCAATATTCACGTCTGCCTCAGTAAGAGCACTATTTCCTCCATCCTTGAATACTGCTGCAGTTTATTCTACTTGTAGCCATCtttatagaggaaaagaaaacaaaactacatTATGCTGTAAATCTTTCACAACTTCCACagaagatttctctttttaagaCCTTAGCAacttagaaaaaagaaacagctatGCTTTTTAAAGGAAGGTGTGACATGCCAAAGGTTGCgagggtttggggttgttttttttaagtgttggGTTTGAGTTTTTGTAATTCTTTTGGACCACCTACCTGTCCCCTCTTCCTCAATTGATTCCTCATTACTCATCAACAGCTTTGTATAGACTACTGTAAAAGCATACTGGGCTGTTAGAACAGGACATTAAAGGTATTCAAGTCACATCTTGCAAGTCAGTTAGCTCTACATTTCCAGATACGTAACTCTAACTATATATTTGGCTATACAACCTTACACCTCCACCTCCATCTTATATATAGTCTGATGTGAAGTCAGACACAGTAAGATAGGAATGACACAGAACTATTTTTTAGGATGGACATGGACTAGCCTTTTACATCAGACTTGTCTGTATCATAGTGTACTTCTCACATTTTTGAAGAATTCCCATGCTAAACTATTTTACCTTTAAAAGAGTTCCTCTTCACATTTAGAATGGTGAATGACTTACTAGATAAATCCAGGATATTTAGAGCTATATAGTATTCTCGGATGAATCACTGTTTTACAAGATGACTACAGGAGAATGAACCACACAAATATGTCAAACTTCCAGTATgtacaaatatttaaacataattGAAGGTGtcagaagaaatgaagataccTGCCTACACACTGacaaccccttcccccttcctggGTATGAGAAACAAggcagcaaaagagaaaaatgctttcCACAGATTTCTTGCTCTTATAATCACAAAGTAAACTCAAGACAAAACCAAGTGTTAACTTCCTGAACCTGCAGGCAGCCTGAAACAGTGACTCATGATGTGTGACCTCCCTTTGTGCCCTATTAGTTTCATCAGATTGTCAACCCTCAGCCTATTAATGACACTTGAAGGTCTTCATTAACTATTTCACCACTGACTGCTGCAGATGAAGCAGCTGGGCAGAAGCCCATGGGAGTGGTGGCACAATTCAAACatctggaaaaaggaaaaaaagcaggagcCAGGAGAGAACAGCAGACAAGCAGAAGACAGATTCATATTAAAGCTTTCTTAGTGAGTAGAggcaagcaaataaaaacaaagtgaCAAAACACCCTTAACAGGCTGctaggtttttgttttctcctttctctgtctGAAATCAGCAGAAGTCACACTGCTCTTTGAAAAGAGCAAAGAATAAACAGATCTACTACTTCTGTACCTATCTCCTACTTGGTCTGAGGTCTAGGCCTTATTTAAAGTAAGCTTTTACTGCATATCACATTCATGACTGAAGAAAGCCACCCCCAGCTGGAATGAGGCTCTCATATACCATATAGCTCCTTGCTTAGTGTACCACTTCAGTAAGACAAGGTTTTATCACCCAGCACAGAAACGGACAACTGAAGCacttatttcttttcagataaCCACAAGTTAGTTTCTCTACTGAACATCATCATGTGGCAcgtaaagaaaaaagaactctTCCTCTAGAGTCCATTCCTCACTCATCACTCTCATAGCCAAGTTTCTGAATAGGTTTATTTAGAGAGAAACGTGTGAAGCAATGCTGCAAGGTGGCTCAAACACAAAACTATGACAGCAACTTCTAAAATCACTCTTGGGGTACAGAGGACCAAGAACTGTCTCCCCAGTGTACAACACAAAGCTGGCAGCCTACAGGTTTGAGTAAGTAGgacaagtttttccttatcaTTAAAATGATTCACTTGTCACAGATAATATTGCCTGTTACTATgatttatataaatattaagTATTAGAAGCTATGCAAAAGAATGCAAAATACATTCCTTTCTAACTCCTTAATCATCAGAATGATTAAACATGAGACAAATCATCTTCCGATAATATACTGAGCTATGCAAAAAACCTACCAGCCTGAAATCTAACCTTATTTGCACAAAGAGGAGTTTGTCAGCTGTGTCAGCAAGCCTCTTAAGGTAGGCACAACTGCTACAAAATTTTAACTgcttaactttttcttttaaggtcTTTACCACTTTAATCAGAAATAGTGCAACTCTCCAGAACGCATCTTCGGCTTGCATCAAGGCATTAGCAGTTACTACCCCAAGCAGCATCAGTCCAAGCTCCAGCAAGCACCAGGTCTGCATTACTGCACATTTAACCCTCCAAATACTCATTTGCCTCTGAGTTACCTACATCCTAAGACAAATAAGCACAGCTGCTTTACCAAAAGGCACTTCAAGCAACACTGACCCTTCTATTAAGTCTGGTACTCTCCCAAGGCAAGGGAAGACTTACAGGATAATTGGGCACATGAGACCTTTCCATAATGGTGTTActcctattttaaaaaatacatataaccCACATGTATTTCCTTCCTTCAAGCTGCAGTAATCCCAACAGTAAACACTAAAGACCTTAATTCAGTGCCCAAACACTACTTTCCATTAATGTCTTCCCTCAAAGTGATCAACCAAGAACAGCTTTAGCCACCACACTACCTTTCAGAGCAGCAAGATAAATCTACAGGAATAAGAGTCACATACATGCTTCTTTTCAGGCCCTCTGATGAGTCTGCTCATGCTACACACTTCTGTTACAACTAATAGTTCCAAATTACTCCCCTATCAAGAAAGTCCATTGTAAGATTGTACTTTTCACCATGTCTACATCTTCCCCAAGCTATCAGCATCTGGGTTTTCTTCAATTCTTAGGATCATTATCTGCAGAGCTTTCACTGTGTAAGGACATGCAAACTCACATCCAGACACAAGCACTTTCCTTACTCATACTATAAAGTGCAAACTCAACAGCAggataaaaaaatcaagagtCTGTGTTAGAAGGCTTGAAGATTTCCAAGACACCTCACCTGATGGCCCTCAGATAGCACTATACTTCTATTTTTAGCAACGGTCCAATATAGTAGTGTTGAGAAACCCATTTTAACCTGGCTGTCACTTTAGTGTCTTATGATACGTtcaggggaaaggagagaacCTTGCATGCTAAGCAACCGGGTGCACAACAGTTCTGTGTCTTTGATTTGGAAGAGGTCATATTATTTGAGCATTAAGGAGCTTTCAGGCTATTTTCTGCCCtgttttgtgaaaaaaagaatcacactCACAACCCCAGTAGAATGAGTACAGCTCATTACTTGCCTAAACAGTTTGCTAAACTTTGTACTCTTAAAAAAAGAGGCCCACAAATTTCAGTATGGCTTTCTGAAAGTATAAATCTGCAAACACTTGACAGTAACttgaaagtggattttttttttccccccttaagaaaaaggttttttgtgGGATTATAAAATAATTCATACCTGTCTTCATCACCATCAACAGGAATAGAGATGCCAAACACAGAGCTGGCAAGGCTATTCATAGGAGTACTTGCAGGTAACTGAAGAGGATTTGCTAGAGTGTCTGGAATGGGAGGCTTCACAAGAGGTTTATTTTCAGCTATAAGAGAAAGTGGTGGCTGAGGTAGGGGTTCCGATTTTCTTCTCGTATCATCAATCTGGCCTAAGGATTGAGCTTGAGTCTGAAACTGTCCGAGGTTTGACTGTGGCAGATTTGCAGGTACGTTAGGTGTGCCTTGCATTAACGAGTGCCCAACATGCTGTGGCTGGACAACTCCGGTACTTCTGCTGACAGAAGTGTGGCTAGTCAGCTGGGACTGGACTAGCGTAACAGGGACATTTGGCATAGTAACAGAAGCGGTGGTAGACACACTAGGCACACTTGTACCGGGCACAACCGCAGGCACGTTCTGAACTCCAGAGACCACAGCGTGGGGAGCACCAGGCATTCCGGACACTTGACTGCTTCCACCCATTTGATGCTGAGTCACAGATTTCTGTTGCACAACCCCTGTATGTCCAATGCCTTGCTGTACCACACCTCCTGGTTGAGGAACAGCAGTCTGACTAGCCTGTGTCTGGCTGCTCGGCATCAGTCCTGATCCCTGTCCGACCGCTTCGCCGGGCTGTGCCGACACCCCCATCGCCGGCGCTCCCACAGGTGAGGGATTCTGGCCCGTCACCTGCCCCACAGGAAGGCTGGAAGCCACAGTACTTGGAACAGAGCCCGTAGTAGTCTGTTGAAGAGCTCCTTGAGACTGCATAATTGTCATGTGCTGCATGTATTCGGTCTGACCAGAAGGTTGCGTCGGCAGTAGATGCACTGGTGGAATCTGGGACTGAGAATAAACAAATTGTTGAGGCTGAGTCACTGGTATGTTTGCCTGCTGCACCTGCTGTTGTGCCACAGGAATGCTTGGCTGACCTACTGTCACATTTGGAGGTGCCATGCCTTTCCCGTTGGGTCCAGCCTGTGCAACACCCTGTGTATTTACCTGTGGCTGCGACTGCTGTGGCACCATCATTTGCTGATTTGCTGCAGAAGCCCCAGAAAACATAGGCTGAGCAGTACTTTGAGGCATGGCCCCACCTATGGGTTGTTGTGGCTGCTGTTGTTGCCCAATGACAAAATTAGGTTGCTGTAGAGAGGACTGGTTCATTTTCTCTGTCTGGAGTAGCTGTGATACAGCAGTAAGGGAACTGTCAGCGATAGAATCAGGGCCATGGGCTGATGCTGGTACAGTTGAGACCACGATGGAACCTCCTGTGGCACCAAGGCCACTGTCCCTCTCTTGAGCAGCCTGTTCAAAGGTGCTGCTGTGTCTAATGCAATCTCCAGTCCTGCCCAGGACACCACTGCCATCAGAGTCCCGGTCATAATACTCCATACACGTCCATCGTCCTCGCCTGTAGGGCTCCCCCGTACCATGGTCCAGCTTGATCACCCTGAAGCGTGAGCTGCATGCAGCAGCCACTGTCTGAGACATCACCCCAGGAGCAGCAGATGCAGAAGGTCCTGTGGAGGGCAAGGCAGTCTGAGCACTGCCACCTCCTGCCACAGCAGTGCCGAGAGCAGCAGCCGGTAGAGGCACAGCAGAGCTCTTGGGCACAGCCCCCCCATTGGGGGCCACGGCTGGCGGAGCCCCAGCTACTCCTCCAGCAGCTACAGCCAGCTGCCCATCCAAAACGAGGTTGGGAGAGACACTGCCAGGAGTTTCAGCCTCGCCCACGTTGTTGAGAGTCTCCTCAGAGGAGCTCCGCTCACAGACATCCTCGGGGCCGTAGTCGGTGGCACGGGAAACATCAAAGATTTCAGAAGACACATCCTCGGTGCGGGACTCATCCGGGTCATCCAGGCTCTCGGTGTCCTCGGTGATGCTGCTGGCCACCTGCGCCGTGGTCACGCTGGTGATCTGGAAGCAGCTCTTCTTCTTGGCCGGCATCTTGGACATGTTTCCTCAGCGGGGAGGGGCTCCGCCAGCCGCGGCGATGCGAGCGTGGCGCCGGGGCGGGCTGTCACGGCGTGCCGGCCGGGCCCCCGGCGCTACCGCACATCCTCCGGCTGCTTCctgcggcggcgggcgggccgCGGAGCTACCGCTGGCGGGCAGCGGGCcgcgcggggggcggcggggctcctcctcttcctccccgtCCGCAGCCCTCCTCCCGCGGCCGGGACGCGGGCCTCGTCCTcctccccgccgcggcccccgcTCCGAGCGCGGCGGGACCGGCCGAGCGCCTTCGCGGCTTCCTGCCGGCCTCGGCGCGGCGCGGGCCCCGGGCGGGCGCTGAAGCGGACCCGCGGCCCGCCCCGCGCGAGGGGCCCCGCGGCGGCCGGGCGAGGCCCAGGCGGCCCCGcgtcccccccacccccaccccccgccGCCCTGTCTCCGCGCTCTACCTGGAGACCAGCGCCAGGCGCATCCTGCTCGGAACCAGCCCGCGGGCGAGCCCCCACGGGCAACTGCCGCCCCGGGGCGGAGGGCCGGCGCGCGGCGGCGAGGAGGCGGGAGCGGCGAGGACGCGGCCCtgcggcgggcgggcgcgggcggCCCCGCTGCgctgcggcggcggccccgggagCGCGGGCTCCGACTGCGGCGCCCCTCGCCCAAGATGGGGCTCAACTTCTCCTGCGCTGCACCCTGGGAAGAGCGCTGGCCACGCCCCCCCACGCTGCGGCGTGATGACGTCACGCCCGACGGCGCTCGGCGGGGGTAAGGCGAGGGTGGGGGAGCGAGAGCGGCGCGCGGCGGCCCTTTGGAACGTGGCACCGCCCGCCAAGTGCGCCCctccgccccgccgcccggATGGTCCCTCCCGGCCCCGCGCGGGCCGCCGCCGGCCGTTGGGTGCGCGCGTGGCTGAGGGCGGTACGCGCGCCGGGCGGCAGGTGCCGGTGCGTCCGCGCTTCGGGATCACGAACGTGAGGGTGTCCCGCTGCCCACGGCgcccgctgcccgccgccccTCACAGTGCCCGCTCCCCACGGCGCCCGCTGCCcgcctcccctcacagtgcccgCTCCCCACGGCGCCTgctgcccgccgcccgccgcccctcACAGTGCCCGCTCCCCACGGCGCCTGCTGCCCGCCGCCCGCTCCCCACGGCGCCCGCTACCCGCCGCCCCTCACGGCGCCCGCTCCCCACAGCGCCCGCTGCCCGACGCCCCTCACGGCGCCCGCGGCCTCTGCGAGCCCGGCGTTGTGCTGCCCGTCCCACCGAACACCCTTcccacagctcagctcagcacaaCTCAGCACAGCGCTGGCTTGGAACTCTTCCACTGTGTTACCTGCCCGATCTTCTGTTGGTTTTTCCGCACCTGCATCACTGGTGGTTCATGCCCATCTCCGGTGTCCTTGGGTGCTCATCTCATAAATCCCTGACACAGCCTGTAAGTCATTTTTTACACTACATGTCATTTCCGTTGCTCCAGTCATCGATGTTACCAGGGTTTTCCTGTACGATAATCTGGTCCCGATTTGAACAGCCATGCCTTACAACCGTACCATTAACCCATCCTGGCTGGCTGTGTAAGGTCACAAAGCGCTTTACAGACCAGTTCTAAAATACAGAAGATCCCCACTACTAGCTTCCCTTCAGTTCACCTCTTCCCTGTAAATGCAACAGTTCAGCAAAGTTCTGGCTTGTTTTCCAGTTTTGTGTGCTAATCCATGTCTTCTGTATCTGTTCTCAGTAATATTCTCCAAAGATTATAATTCTAATGTCTAGATGATCTATGCCACCTACAATCCCAGCTGCTTCACCTCCCTGCAGCTTTCATACTGACCtaagaaaataaacccaaacccCATGCTGACCTCACTGGCCTTCATGGTATAAACAGCAGTGCTGGATAATATATTGCATTGTTATACATCTTCGGCCATACAATTTTCCCTTCGATATTTAATCCACCATTGTTGTGACTAATTTAAAAACTCCCAGACATATCCACAAGCTGCCTGTTAAGATGAAACTTGACTTGTCAAAGCAGCATCACCTTCTCTGCTCTTTAAATCAAATTATTCTTGGTTGGCTTGCAGAAGGAGCAATAGTTCCTGGGCTAAAGGCATCTAATATCTCATGTCCCATACTACAAATAGACTTTCTCATGGACATAAGACATTTCTTAGATTGAAATACCAAGTTTCAACATTGCAATTTGGTATTAAGATTATATTACTAATTTTTAGAGATCTTCTACTATGTACATTTCATTTCCTCACAAATGTGTATCTTTGAAAtcatgaaggaagaaaaaggatgcTACATAGACAGTTCATCATCTCCTAACATATGCAGAATAAAGAAACTCTAGAAGATAGACGTAGAAGAATATGAGGATAGGAAACAGTGAGGGATGAGCTAGTACAAGgagaaatggaacaaaaaatAAGGCTCATACTAGCATAAAAAGAAGTAGGCAGAGGACAAAGTGCCAAGAAAGATAAGAAAAGCGAGTCTTGGCACACTGTATGCACAGAGATATGGAAATCAAAGGTGTTacacacagaaggaaaattCACATGGCACCACAGAACAGAATGCTTTaccaaaagcagaacaaatggGGTATAACCTGAGATTAAGAACTCAAAGAGATTGCCCAGTGTATATGGTGACAGCTGAAGGGACAATCCTCTACTCAGAGTACACCCAGGAAAGCTGGGGTTTGTTATTTGACAACATAGACTGTGGGATGTTGACCTGAGGCTAATGGAGAAAATCCCACTGGTAGTTGTGCAAATGCTTGTTGGCTGACTTTTGGATTTGTAGGTAAGATGATTTTCATCTCAGTAAAACATCAAAAGTCTCTCTCAGGAagtaacattttcaaaacatgcaAGGGAGCCTTAAAAACAGAGATAGAAGTGGTCTTTCAAAGTTGTTACAGGAAGGACACTGATGCATCactagtgggatgaagctgttcCCCATCGTGTCGGTACACACACCTGCAACAGACAGGGTAACTCTTGTTTCAACATCGAACGGCTACCAGCAGGCTGTCGAACAGCAGACTGCTAAGCCATA from Colius striatus isolate bColStr4 chromosome 12, bColStr4.1.hap1, whole genome shotgun sequence includes the following:
- the TSC22D2 gene encoding TSC22 domain family protein 2 isoform X2, whose product is MSKMPAKKKSCFQITSVTTAQVASSITEDTESLDDPDESRTEDVSSEIFDVSRATDYGPEDVCERSSSEETLNNVGEAETPGSVSPNLVLDGQLAVAAGGVAGAPPAVAPNGGAVPKSSAVPLPAAALGTAVAGGGSAQTALPSTGPSASAAPGVMSQTVAAACSSRFRVIKLDHGTGEPYRRGRWTCMEYYDRDSDGSGVLGRTGDCIRHSSTFEQAAQERDSGLGATGGSIVVSTVPASAHGPDSIADSSLTAVSQLLQTEKMNQSSLQQPNFVIGQQQQPQQPIGGAMPQSTAQPMFSGASAANQQMMVPQQSQPQVNTQGVAQAGPNGKGMAPPNVTVGQPSIPVAQQQVQQANIPVTQPQQFVYSQSQIPPVHLLPTQPSGQTEYMQHMTIMQSQGALQQTTTGSVPSTVASSLPVGQVTGQNPSPVGAPAMGVSAQPGEAVGQGSGLMPSSQTQASQTAVPQPGGVVQQGIGHTGVVQQKSVTQHQMGGSSQVSGMPGAPHAVVSGVQNVPAVVPGTSVPSVSTTASVTMPNVPVTLVQSQLTSHTSVSRSTGVVQPQHVGHSLMQGTPNVPANLPQSNLGQFQTQAQSLGQIDDTRRKSEPLPQPPLSLIAENKPLVKPPIPDTLANPLQLPASTPMNSLASSVFGISIPVDGDEDSASGASVVAIDNKIEQAMDLVKSHLMYAVREEVEVLKEQIKELVERNSLLERENALLKSLSNSDQLSQLSTQQANPSSTSQAQAVIAQPPQPTQPPQQPNVSSV
- the TSC22D2 gene encoding TSC22 domain family protein 2 isoform X1, encoding MSKMPAKKKSCFQITSVTTAQVASSITEDTESLDDPDESRTEDVSSEIFDVSRATDYGPEDVCERSSSEETLNNVGEAETPGSVSPNLVLDGQLAVAAGGVAGAPPAVAPNGGAVPKSSAVPLPAAALGTAVAGGGSAQTALPSTGPSASAAPGVMSQTVAAACSSRFRVIKLDHGTGEPYRRGRWTCMEYYDRDSDGSGVLGRTGDCIRHSSTFEQAAQERDSGLGATGGSIVVSTVPASAHGPDSIADSSLTAVSQLLQTEKMNQSSLQQPNFVIGQQQQPQQPIGGAMPQSTAQPMFSGASAANQQMMVPQQSQPQVNTQGVAQAGPNGKGMAPPNVTVGQPSIPVAQQQVQQANIPVTQPQQFVYSQSQIPPVHLLPTQPSGQTEYMQHMTIMQSQGALQQTTTGSVPSTVASSLPVGQVTGQNPSPVGAPAMGVSAQPGEAVGQGSGLMPSSQTQASQTAVPQPGGVVQQGIGHTGVVQQKSVTQHQMGGSSQVSGMPGAPHAVVSGVQNVPAVVPGTSVPSVSTTASVTMPNVPVTLVQSQLTSHTSVSRSTGVVQPQHVGHSLMQGTPNVPANLPQSNLGQFQTQAQSLGQIDDTRRKSEPLPQPPLSLIAENKPLVKPPIPDTLANPLQLPASTPMNSLASSVFGISIPVDGDEDRNPSTAFYQAFHFNKLRESKTFWDSASGASVVAIDNKIEQAMDLVKSHLMYAVREEVEVLKEQIKELVERNSLLERENALLKSLSNSDQLSQLSTQQANPSSTSQAQAVIAQPPQPTQPPQQPNVSSV
- the TSC22D2 gene encoding TSC22 domain family protein 2 isoform X3, which gives rise to MSKMPAKKKSCFQITSVTTAQVASSITEDTESLDDPDESRTEDVSSEIFDVSRATDYGPEDVCERSSSEETLNNVGEAETPGSVSPNLVLDGQLAVAAGGVAGAPPAVAPNGGAVPKSSAVPLPAAALGTAVAGGGSAQTALPSTGPSASAAPGVMSQTVAAACSSRFRVIKLDHGTGEPYRRGRWTCMEYYDRDSDGSGVLGRTGDCIRHSSTFEQAAQERDSGLGATGGSIVVSTVPASAHGPDSIADSSLTAVSQLLQTEKMNQSSLQQPNFVIGQQQQPQQPIGGAMPQSTAQPMFSGASAANQQMMVPQQSQPQVNTQGVAQAGPNGKGMAPPNVTVGQPSIPVAQQQVQQANIPVTQPQQFVYSQSQIPPVHLLPTQPSGQTEYMQHMTIMQSQGALQQTTTGSVPSTVASSLPVGQVTGQNPSPVGAPAMGVSAQPGEAVGQGSGLMPSSQTQASQTAVPQPGGVVQQGIGHTGVVQQKSVTQHQMGGSSQVSGMPGAPHAVVSGVQNVPAVVPGTSVPSVSTTASVTMPNVPVTLVQSQLTSHTSVSRSTGVVQPQHVGHSLMQGTPNVPANLPQSNLGQFQTQAQSLGQIDDTRRKSEPLPQPPLSLIAENKPLVKPPIPDTLANPLQLPASTPMNSLASSVFGISIPVDGDEDRNPSTAFYQAFHFNKLRESKTFWDRYECLSLECIRAERIWCKCCCY